The following are encoded in a window of Gossypium raimondii isolate GPD5lz chromosome 13, ASM2569854v1, whole genome shotgun sequence genomic DNA:
- the LOC105783445 gene encoding 40S ribosomal protein S24-1 → MADKAVTIRTRKFMTNRLLSRKQFIIDVLHPGRPNVSKAELKEKLSRMYEVKDPNSIFVFKFRTHFGGGKSTGFGLIYDSVENAKKYEPKYRLIRNGLDTKVEKSRKQMKERKNRAKKIRGVKKTKASEAAKKK, encoded by the exons ATGGCTGACAAGGCAGTGACTATTAGGACCAGGAAGTTCATGACCAACAGGCTTCTGTCCAGGAAGCAATTT ATCATTGACGTTCTACATCCTGGAAGACCCAATGTTTCCAAG GCGGAGTTGAAGGAAAAGCTCTCTAGAATGTATGAGGTGAAGGACCCCAATTCAATCTTTGTGTTCAAGTTTAGGACTCATTTTGGAGGTGGAAAATCTACTGGATTTGGTTTGATTTATGATTCTGTTGAGAACGCCAAGAAGTACGAGCCCAAGTACAGGCTGATCAGG AATGGACTCGATACCAAGGTAGAGAAATCGAGGAAACAAATGAAGGAAAGGAAGAACAGGGCTAAGAAGATCCGAGGAGTAAAGAAG ACCAAGGCCAGTGAAGCAGCAAAGAAGAAATGA